A portion of the Lolium rigidum isolate FL_2022 chromosome 1, APGP_CSIRO_Lrig_0.1, whole genome shotgun sequence genome contains these proteins:
- the LOC124649419 gene encoding peroxidase 47-like, with product MGKSMLMDISSRVIALTLAVMLVASAASWGGVAAQGGGRGYGYGGGGGGGGGGYGGGGGGGGYGGGGGGYGGGGYGGGGYGNDYDQGRGPQGGVSPGELIMGYYSMSCPYAEAIVRNVVGDALHRDPTLAASLLRLHFHDCFVRGCDASVLLDSTDESKAEKDALTNKSLRGFEVIDAVKEALEAQCPGAVSCADVLALAARDSVSMAGGPYYDVPTGRKDGSLSIAADTSALPAATLTADELINVFVGTHGFTVPELVALSGGHTLGQAHCANFKNRLVANAVDPTLAPDMAATLARTCRSGGDGATAKLDMTSNAFDTAYFKGLQKRRGLLSSDQTLITGSQETAMYVSMFADNSDMFFDTFVQGMAKMGQLDLNPNGDVRMNCRVVNK from the coding sequence ATGGGCAAGTCCATGCTGATGGACATCTCTAGTCGAGTTATCGCTCTAACACTGGCTGTGATGCTTGTTGCATCGGCGGCCAGCTGGGGTGGCGTTGCAgcacaaggaggaggaagagggtacgggtacggcggtggcggtggtggtggtggtggcgggtacggcggtggcggaggcggtggtgggtacggcggcggtggtggcgggtaCGGCGGCGGTGGGTACGGTGGAGGTGGATACGGCAACGATTACGATCAGGGTCGGGGTCCGCAGGGGGGCGTGAGCCCGGGTGAGCTCATCATGGGGTACTACTCCATGAGCTGCCCGTACGCGGAGGCGATCGTCCGCAACGTGGTGGGCGACGCCCTCCACCGAGACCCCACcctcgccgcctccctcctccgcctccacttccacgactgcttcgtccGCGGCTGCGACGCTTCCGTGCTCCTAGACTCCACCGACGAGTCCAAGGCCGAGAAGGACGCCCTCACCAACAAGTCCCTCCGCGGCTTCGAGGTCATCGACGCCGTCAAGGAGGCCCTCGAGGCGCAGTGCCCCGGCGCCGTCTCCTGCGCCGACGTCCTCGCCCTCGCCGCAAGGGACTCCGTCTCCATGGCCGGCGGGCCCTACTACGACGTGCCCACGGGCAGGAAGGATGGCTCGCTCTCCATCGCCGCCGACACCTCCGCTCTCCCCGCCGCGACACTCACCGCCGACGAGCTCATCAACGTCTTCGTCGGCACGCACGGCTTCACCGTGCCGGAGCTCGTCGCGCTCTCCGGAGGGCACACGCTCGGCCAGGCCCACTGCGCCAACTTCAAGAACCGCCTCGTCGCCAACGCCGTCGACCCCACCTTAGCGCCCGACATGGCCGCGACGCTTGCCAGGACATGCAGGAGCGGCGGAGATGGCGCCACCGCCAAGCTTGATATGACGAGCAACGCCTTCGACACCGCGTACTTCAAGGGCTTGCAGAAGAGGCGGGGGCTGCTCTCTTCCGACCAGACGCTCATCACGGGGTCGCAGGAGACGGCCATGTACGTCAGCATGTTCGCCGACAACTCCGACATGTTCTTCGACACCTTCGTCCAGGGGATGGCCAAGATGGGACAGCTGGACCTCAACCCCAACGGCGACGTCAGGATGAACTGCAGGGTCGTCAACAAGTAA